The following proteins are encoded in a genomic region of Gossypium hirsutum isolate 1008001.06 chromosome D05, Gossypium_hirsutum_v2.1, whole genome shotgun sequence:
- the LOC121216858 gene encoding probable disease resistance protein At1g61300, whose amino-acid sequence MEYVKPVVGIANSLGTPVCKYLKYHRKLNDYVRNFKRIRDELNCKMEDTELQLKAELLRPRGKIPKKGVEIWLKAVKEMIREAQVVENKVSNGRYLCRACNGKLVDKKTREMKEFLDKAPNASEALAMDGPSGGLPLPTSELVGQEAARKEIWACLMQEEIKKIGVWGMGGVGKTTIMKHIHNDLLKEQRLERVIWVTISKEFNVMKVQDSIASALEAKDYLDKEEDKLRRAAVLSEMLKKVGKHVLILDDVWDEVSLEEVGIPEPSDSNGCKLVLTTRSEHVCKYMGCTVIKVKPLSAQQALTLFLSKVGPNIVQNHTLMPILRLVVKECAGLPLTIVVVASTLKGEEDPLIWKNALRELKERIEKVEGVEAKVIERLKFSFDHLKDEKVKSCFLHCALFPEDFEIWKDELIECWIEEGFIDDMGTRQEMKDKGHVILKKLGDNCLLENITTEFGLHGIKMHDAVREMALSITRMNPRYIVQAGLQWSPDIEKVSLMYNSITEFPADVLPTKCQVLTTLLLRGNPVTKIPYSLFMNMPCLSVLNLSFTKIESLPNSISELKNLTTLLVRGCQELRDLPCLSMLQELKKLDLSGTKIEEVPEGMDMLIKLRYLDLSVRTLKEIPSGLLPKFVHLQHLSFDVHNEKTSLKAEEMEPLMKLEWFTGRFEDINEFNKFISSMQQSKKNLIKYSLQVGSYSVGSNMPHRRDKRVTIGGVHKWEGELIMHPIEIQELNILKCHYLRSLVDDNSFFKNAIDLRVYDCQGIESVVSLSSFASSSAHPFQSLEVLYLRGVPKLTAFIMKDAGIGSATTSTLAPSATFSHLKEITIYRSLSMKTLLPHWLLPNLQNLEEIHVGACSQLVEILGAATSEVEEKGSDALIKFHLPKLRELELWALPNLKSICSKSGVMVCDSLQLIHITRCDKLKRIPPFVPLVGNGQPFAYAPPSLTIFSCTEWWESLEWDDHPNFKNILRFNPFGG is encoded by the coding sequence ATGGAATACGTAAAGCCTGTTGTCGGCATTGCAAATTCTCTCGGAACTCCTGTTtgtaaatatttgaaatatcacAGAAAGCTGAACGATTATGTGAGAAACTTCAAGAGGATCAGAGATGAATTGAATTGCAAAATGGAAGATACAGAGCTGCAATTGAAAGCAGAGCTTCTTCGTCCTCGGGGGAAGATACCGAAGAAGGGAGTTGAAATTTGGTTGAAAGCTGTGAAAGAGATGATTAGGGAAGCACAAGTTGTTGAAAACAAAGTCAGTAACGGGAGATATCTCTGTCGTGCTTGCAACGGGAAGCTGGTTGATAAAAAGACTCGAgaaatgaaggaatttcttgataaagCTCCTAATGCCTCCGAAGCTCTTGCCATGGATGGTCCAAGTGGTGGGTTGCCACTGCCAACATCAGAACTAGTTGGGCAGGAAGCTGCCAGAAAAGAGATTTGGGCATGTTTGATGCAAGAGGAGATAAAAAAGATTGGGGTTTGGGGGATGGGCGGTGTGGGTAAAACCACGATCATGAAGCACATCCACAATGATCTTTTGAAAGAACAAAGATTGGAAAGAGTAATCTGGGTTACCATATCAAAGGAGTTCAATGTAATGAAGGTACAAGATAGTATTGCAAGTGCGTTGGAGGCGAAGGATTATTTAGACAAAGAAGAGGACAAGCTCAGACGAGCAGCAGTCTTGTCAGAAATGCTGAAGAAAGTAGGAAAGCATGTTCTAATCCTAGATGATGTGTGGGATGAAGTCTCTCTAGAAGAAGTTGGGATCCCTGAGCCGAGTGACAGCAATGGCTGCAAGTTGGTGTTGACAACCCGTTCGGAGCATGTCTGTAAGTATATGGGTTGCACGGTGATAAAAGTGAAGCCCCTTTCAGCACAACAGGCATTGACACTATTCTTGAGTAAAGTTGGGCCTAACATAGTGCAAAATCATACTTTAATGCCAATTTTGAGGCTCGTTGTCAAAGAATGTGCGGGTCTGCCTCTTACAATTGTCGTCGTAGCTAGTACATTGAAAGGAGAAGAGGACCCTCTTATTTGGAAAAACGCACTCAGGGAATTGAAAGAGAGAATAGAAAAAGTGGAAGGAGTGGAAGCTAAAGTGATAGAGCGTTTGAAATTTAGCTTCGATCACTTAAAGGACGAGAAAGTGAAATCTTGTTTCTTACATTGCGCATTATTTCCTGAAGATTTTGAAATTTGGAAGGATGAGTTAATTGAGTGCTGGATTGAAGAGGGATTCATAGATGATATGGGTACAAGACAAGAAATGAAAGACAAGGGCCATGTTATTTTGAAGAAGTTAGGAGATAACTGCTTGTTGGAAAATATTACCACTGAATTTGGTTTACATGGTATAAAGATGCATGATGCAGTAAGGGAGATGGCATTGTCGATCACAAGAATGAATCCTCGATATATAGTACAAGCAGGCTTGCAATGGAGTCCAGATATTGAGAAAGTGTCGCTTATGTATAACTCCATAACGGAATTTCCCGCAGATGTGCTGCCCACAAAATGTCAAGTGCTCACAACCTTGTTATTGCGGGGGAACCCAGTAACGAAGATCCCATATTCTTTATTCATGAACATGCCTTGTCTTAGTGTTCTCAATTTGTCTTTTACAAAGATCGAGAGTTTGCCAAATTCCATCTCTGAACTAAAGAACCTCACAACATTGTTGGTTCGTGGCTGTCAAGAATTAAGAGATCTGCCATGTCTTTCGATGCTTCAAGAATTGAAGAAGTTGGATCTTTCTGGGACTAAAATTGAGGAAGTTCCTGAAGGAATGGATATGCTGATAAAGCTAAGATATCTTGATCTTAGTGTGCGCACTCTGAAAGAGATACCCTCTGGACTTTTACCAAAATTCGTTCACCTTCAGCACTTGAGTTTTGATGTGCACAATGAAAAAACAAGTCTAAAAGCAGAAGAGATGGAACCATTGATGAAGTTGGAGTGGTTTACCGGACGTTTCGAAGACATCAATGAATTCAATAAGTTCATCTCCTCAATGCAACAAAGTAAGAAAAATCTCATCAAGTACTCTTTACAGGTGGGCTCATATAGTGTGGGCTCAAATATGCCTCATAGAAGAGATAAAAGAGTAACAATTGGAGGAGTCCACAAGTGGGAAGGTGAGTTAATTATGCACCCAATTGAAATTCAAGAGTTGAATATTTTAAAGTGCCACTATTTGAGAAGCTTAGTCGATGATAATTCTTTCTTCAAAAATGCGATTGACTTGAGGGTTTATGATTGTCAAGGGATAGAGTCTGTTGTTTCCTTGTCCTCTTTTGCCTCTTCTTCCGCTCATCCATTTCAGAGCCTCGAGGTGTTATATCTTCGTGGTGTGCCAAAGTTGACTGCCTTTATTATGAAAGATGCAGGAATTGGTTCAGCAACAACATCAACATTGGCTCCGTCTGCCACTTTTTCCCATCTTAAGGAAATTACGATATACAGAAGCTTAAGTATGAAGACGTTGCTTCCACATTGGTTGCTTCCAAACCTCCAAAACCTGGAAGAAATACATGTGGGTGCTTGTAGTCAGCTAGTAGAAATATTGGGAGCAGCAACATCAGAAGttgaagaaaaagggagtgatgCATTAATCAAATTCCATCTTCCCAAATTGAGAGAACTGGAATTGTGGGCATTACCAAATTTGAAGAGCATTTGCAGCAAAAGTGGAGTGATGGTTTGTGATTCTCTCCAACTTATCCATATTACTAGATGCGATAAACTGAAGAgaattcctccatttgttccccTTGTTGGCAATGGGCAGCCATTTGCATATGCTCCACCTTCTCTTACCATCTTCTCATGCACAGAATGGTGGGAATCGTTGGAGTGGGATGACCatccaaactttaaaaatattcttCGCTTCAACCCCTTTGGAGGATAG